One genomic window of Thermodesulfobacteriota bacterium includes the following:
- a CDS encoding lipopolysaccharide core heptose(II) kinase RfaY: MENDFKYFRTNNGGRVHAAPAVDESWILTIWNRYVDSAKYGSVLVDLSETNPAGKAVIKVYVSRRRGNIPRRLKTSRAAHEGRGYLAFARAGIPVVPLLFWGEKRHLALFEAGAVATLHMAADTVSEAFRKTADDKLLHRAAAALGAIHRAGLVHGDPRTRNFLVDGPRLTVIDLPSWSRFSRRSQRNDLMRFLGSAALLTGEIKKTETLLDIYVNKGRPLPVGRRKLLEMADRYRKEMRLP; this comes from the coding sequence ATGGAGAACGATTTTAAATATTTTCGCACGAACAACGGCGGGCGTGTTCACGCAGCACCGGCGGTAGACGAATCGTGGATTCTGACTATCTGGAACCGTTATGTAGATTCCGCAAAATACGGTTCCGTCCTGGTCGACCTGTCGGAAACGAATCCGGCCGGCAAAGCGGTCATCAAGGTCTATGTGTCGCGACGCCGGGGAAATATCCCGCGGCGATTGAAAACGAGCCGGGCCGCCCACGAAGGGCGCGGCTACCTGGCCTTTGCCCGGGCCGGGATCCCGGTGGTTCCGCTGCTGTTCTGGGGGGAAAAACGACACCTGGCCCTGTTTGAGGCCGGCGCGGTGGCCACCCTGCACATGGCCGCTGACACCGTGTCGGAAGCCTTTCGGAAAACCGCTGATGATAAGCTTCTGCACCGTGCCGCCGCGGCCCTTGGCGCCATCCACCGGGCCGGCCTGGTCCATGGGGACCCCCGGACCAGGAATTTTCTGGTGGACGGCCCCCGGCTCACGGTCATCGACCTGCCCTCCTGGTCGCGCTTTTCTCGCCGGTCGCAGCGGAACGACCTGATGCGTTTCCTGGGTTCGGCGGCCCTGCTGACCGGGGAAATCAAAAAAACAGAAACGCTGCTTGATATCTACGTCAACAAAGGACGGCCTCTGCCGGTCGGCCGGCGCAAACTGCTGGAGATGGCGGACCGTTACCGCAAGGAGATGCGATTGCCATGA
- a CDS encoding class I SAM-dependent methyltransferase has translation MNELKVIGGRRSHDVLKNVLESRPAAGVLDAPAGTGVIAQFLRDRGWKVHCCDIDPGNFEARGFPFTRANLNRNIPLPDAGFDAVVCANGLHRLFNPGGAIAEFHRVLRPGGALYITVNNYASIQKRLRFFFYGSITNTINESRYHQTIQDPEANFRNTLFYPQLAALLEDAGFRIVQVRAASVKMSHRLLTPLAWLVRLGTLFIGPTPSRRNRLSMTASGAICPGGKYLFIEAVKET, from the coding sequence ATGAATGAACTCAAAGTGATCGGGGGGCGACGCTCCCACGACGTACTCAAAAACGTGCTGGAGAGCCGGCCGGCCGCTGGAGTGCTGGACGCGCCGGCGGGCACCGGGGTCATCGCCCAGTTTCTGCGGGACCGGGGCTGGAAAGTCCATTGCTGCGATATCGATCCGGGCAATTTTGAGGCCCGGGGCTTTCCCTTTACCCGGGCCAACCTGAACCGCAACATTCCCCTGCCGGACGCCGGCTTCGACGCCGTGGTCTGCGCCAACGGCCTGCACCGGCTTTTCAATCCCGGCGGGGCCATCGCCGAGTTCCACCGCGTCCTGCGGCCCGGCGGCGCCCTCTACATAACGGTCAACAATTACGCCTCGATCCAGAAGCGCCTGCGGTTTTTCTTTTACGGCTCCATCACCAACACGATTAATGAGAGCCGCTATCACCAGACCATCCAGGACCCGGAGGCTAATTTCCGGAACACCCTCTTTTATCCGCAACTCGCCGCCCTGCTGGAGGACGCCGGATTCCGCATCGTCCAGGTGCGCGCGGCCAGCGTCAAGATGAGCCATCGCCTGCTGACGCCCCTGGCCTGGCTGGTGCGGCTGGGCACCCTCTTCATCGGGCCGACGCCGTCCCGCCGGAACCGCCTGTCCATGACGGCCTCAGGGGCCATCTGCCCCGGCGGCAAGTATCTTTTTATTGAAGCGGTGAAAGAAACATAA